One Salvelinus sp. IW2-2015 linkage group LG4q.2, ASM291031v2, whole genome shotgun sequence DNA window includes the following coding sequences:
- the LOC111963118 gene encoding vacuolar protein sorting-associated protein 4B-like yields the protein MVRGPSCATSQLMVDDLLTPCSPGDPAAIELTWMDVPSAKLLEPIICMSDMLPSLSTTQPTVNMEVLFKVRKFTEDLEQEG from the exons ATG GTGCGAGGGCCATCCTGTGCCACCAGTCAATTGATGGTGGATGACCTTCTGACCCCGTGCTCGCCAGGTGACCCGGCTGCCATAGAATTGACCTGGATGGATGTGCCTAGCGCCAAGCTGCTGGAGCCCATCATCTGCATG TCCGACATGCTGCCCTCACTATCCACCACGCAACCCACAGTCAACATGGAGGTCTTGTTCAAGGTCAGGAAGTTCACAGAGGACTTAGAACAGGAGGGTTGA